In Vigna unguiculata cultivar IT97K-499-35 chromosome 3, ASM411807v1, whole genome shotgun sequence, a single genomic region encodes these proteins:
- the LOC114174872 gene encoding probable aquaporin PIP1-2: MESKEEDVKVGANKFSERQPLGTAAQGDKDYKEPPPAPLFEPGELKSWSFYRAGIAEFVATFLFLYITILTVMGVNRSSSKCSSVGIQGIAWSFGGMIFALVYCTAGISGGHINPAVTFGLFLARKLSLTRALFYIIMQCLGAICGAGVVKGFEGNGRYELFKGGANFVNSGYTKGDGLGAEIIGTFVLVYTVFSATDAKRNARDSHVPILAPLPIGFAVFLVHLATIPITGTGINPARSLGAAIIYNRDHAWDDQWIFWVGPFIGAALAALYHQIVIRAIPFKARA; this comes from the exons ATGGAGAGTAAAGAGGAAGATGTTAAGGTTGGAGCGAACAAGTTCTCAGAGAGGCAGCCATTGGGTACAGCAGCACAGGGTGACAAGGACTACAAGGAGCCACCACCGGCTCCATTGTTTGAGCCCGGTGAGCTCAAATCATGGTCCTTCTACAGAGCTGGGATTGCTGAGTTTGTCGCCACCTTCTTGTTCCTCTACATAACCATCTTAACTGTCATGGGTGTCAACAGGTCCTCTTCCAAGTGTTCCTCTGTCGGCATTCAAGGCATTGCTTGGTCCTTCGGTGGCATGATCTTTGCCCTTGTCTACTGCACTGCTGGAATTTCAG GGGGACACATCAACCCAGCCGTGACCTTTGGTCTGTTTTTGGCGAGGAAGTTGTCCCTAACAAGGGCACTGTTCTACATTATCATGCAGTGTCTCGGAGCCATATGTGGGGCTGGTGTGGTGAAGGGATTTGAGGGTAATGGTAGGTATGAGTTGTTCAAAGGTGGAGCAAATTTTGTGAACTCTGGATACACCAAGGGTGATGGACTTGGAGCTGAGATTATTGGCACTTTTGTTCTTGTCTACACCGTTTTCTCTGCAACTGATGCAAAGAGAAACGCCAGAGACTCTCACGTTCCT ATTTTGGCTCCACTTCCCATTGGATTTGCTGTGTTCTTGGTCCACTTGGCCACCATTCCCATCACAGGAACTGGCATTAACCCTGCTAGGAGTCTGGGAGCAGCCATTATCTACAACAGGGACCATGCATGGGATGACCAA TGGATTTTCTGGGTTGGACCTTTCATTGGAGCTGCTCTTGCTGCTTTGTATCACCAGATAGTTATCCGAGCCATTCCTTTCAAGGCAAGGGCTTAG
- the LOC114176105 gene encoding short-chain dehydrogenase TIC 32, chloroplastic, with the protein MWFLGWKGASGFSATSTAEQVTQGIDGTALTAIVTGASSGLGLETTRVLASRGVHVVMAVRNVDSGNNVKETVLEETPSAKIDVMELDLSSLASVRKFAADFKSSGLSLNILINNAGVMATPFMLSQDNIELQFATNHLGHFLLTNLLLETMKKTVRECKQEGRIVILSSEAHRFAYREGILFDMINDESGYNSYFAYGQSKLANILHAKELARRLKEEGVEITVNSLHPGSIVTNILRYHGYVNVLANMVGKYFLKNVEQGAATQCYVALHPQVKGVSGEYFMDCNKGDPTSLAKDSELAKKLWEFSSSLTNAK; encoded by the exons ATGTGGTTTCTCGGTTGGAAAGGGGCGTCGGGGTTCTCAGCCACTTCCACAGCCGAACAAGTCACTCAAGGGATTGATGGAACCGCTCTCACCGCCATTGTCACAG GAGCATCAAGTGGTCTTGGCCTGGAGACCACCCGGGTTCTTGCATCCCGCGGTGTTCATGTTGTCATGGCAGTAAGGAATGTGGACAGTGGTAATAATGTCAAAGAAACTGTTCTTGAGGAAACTCCCTCGGCTAAAATCGATGTTATGGAGTTAGATCTAAGCTCTTTGGCATCGGTGAGGAAATTTGCAGCAGATTTTAAGTCATCTGGTCTTTCACTCAATATTCTAAT TAACAATGCAGGGGTGATGGCAACTCCATTCATGCTTTCCCAAGACAATATTGAATTGCAGTTTGCGACCAATCATTTAG GTCATTTTCTCTTGACAAACCTTTTATtagaaacaatgaaaaaaacaGTACGAGAATGCAAACAGGAAGGAAGGATAGTTATTCTATCATCAGAGGCACACAGATTTGCATACCGTGAAGGAATTTTGTTTGATATGATCAATGATGAATCAGG GTACAACAGTTATTTCGCTTATGGACAATCAAAACTTGCTAACATTCTGCATGCAAAGGAGCTTGCAAGGCGCTTGAAG GAAGAAGGAGTGGAAATAACTGTCAACTCCCTTCATCCTGGATCAATTGTTACAAATATTCTGCGATACCATGGCTATGTTAATG TCCTTGCTAATATGGTGGGCAAGTACTTCCTTAAAAATGTTGAACAG GGAGCTGCAACTCAGTGTTACGTGGCATTGCATCCACAAGTGAAGGGAGTATCTGGTGAATACTTTATGGATTGCAATAAGGGCGACCCAACCTCTCTGGCTAAAGATTCAGAGCTGGCAAAAAAACTATGGGAATTCAGCTCAAGTCTGACTAATGCAAAGTAG
- the LOC114176801 gene encoding mitogen-activated protein kinase kinase kinase YODA, with protein sequence MRSWWGKSSSKEVKRKENRESIIHTIQRKLKNASEEKCNNKSVRSRRYRDDAISKKGSRSLAPSRSPSPSTHVSRCQSFAERPLSQPLPLPGSLPLPGSHLSDAIAANSGVILTSKLDRAINSKPSLYFPLPIPGFVSNKEDATDMEGEIATASVSSESSIDSGNSFDSPHFVSPLASDYENGNRATINSSFSLVRKNQPLITIQRNSRTFSKTSPKLCNNKPLSTSPRGVPLHLQNLQVARPGGLRSAPGSSVSSPRNPMGAFGPEQMLNSELQTTKPYPDIASGHSYSLVSGRNSNHISVGGDLLGQMILPQNRCSPECSPIVSPRMRSPGPSSRIQSGTVTPLHPKAGGTAAEAHTRRLDDVKQKNHQLPLPPITVTKPCPFSPTYSASTTPSAPRSPAGSETAISPGSRWKKGQLLGRGTFGHVYLGFNRESGEMCAMKEVTLFSDDAKSRESAQQLGQEIAMLSRLRHPNIVQYYGSETIDDRLYVYLEYVSGGSIYKLVKEYGQLGEIAIRNYTRQILLGLAYLHAKNTVHRDIKGANILVDPNGRIKLADFGMAKHISGPSCPFSFKGSPYWMAPEVIKNSNGCNLAVDIWSLGCTVLEMATTKPPWSQYEGVAAMFKIGNSKELPTIPDHLSEDGKDFVRLCLQRNPQNRPSAAQLLEHSFVKNAMLERSILSAAPSEDPTAIINAVRSLVIGPAKRNSCLDSEVAGINPPRNLKAGSGSSDPHAPREISCPISPSFPYKSLHTSGRMSPPISSPHTASGSSSPLTSGGGAIPYHQTKQSIISHEVSGMIQKSHQGAIPISSPRTASGSSSPLTSGGGAIPYHQTKQSMLSHEVSGMIQKSHHGVIPISSPRTASGSSSPLTSGGGAIPFHQSKQQLFSHEVVGMIQKSQNGAIPMSSSRTASGSSSPLTSGGGAVPFHQTKQPLFSHEVLSRIQKSQNGGGAPISGPRTASGTYSPLTSGGGAIPFHQIKQPLFSHEVSGMIQRSQNGSIPISSPPTPSGSSSPLTCGGGAIPFHQTKQPPFSHEVVGMTQRSQTRTASGSSSPLTSGGGAIPFHQTKPQLFSNELVGMIQRSLDGPIPTASNRTACGSSSPLTSGGSAIPCLQTKQSQISHEVVGMVQNPQHGFYSFGNTPPHQGSEYAQFGRNLQTTHAYRDVGSSDSNRSRRVVQGDPIEFRDGKSYLADCVSQQLLRDYVRLHACLDLKSDAPNPDRTNGL encoded by the exons ATGCGGTCGTGGTGGGGAAAGTCTTCTTCCAAAGAGGTGAAAAGGAAGGAAAACAGGGAAAGTATTATTCACACCATACAGCGGAAATTAAAGAATGCTTCTGAAGAGAAATGCAATAATAAATCTGTAAGATCAAGGAGATATCGTGATGATGCCATCTCCAAAAAGGGTTCTAGATCTCTTGCACCTTCAAGATCACCATCACCCTCTACACATGTATCCCGATGTCAAAGTTTTGCAGAGAGGCCTCTCTCTCAACCACTCCCATTACCAGGGTCACTCCCATTACCAGGGTCACATCTTTCGGATGCCATTGCTGCAAATTCTGGGGTTATTTTAACATCAAAACTTGATAGAGCCATAAACTCAAAGCCATCTCTATATTTTCCCCTTCCAATACCTGGTTTTGTTTCAAACAAGGAAGACGCTACTGATATGGAAGGAGAAATAGCCACTGCATCTGTTTCTAGTGAAAGCTCAATTGATAGTGGCAACTCATTTGATTCGCCGCATTTTGTTAGTCCTCTGGCTTCTGATTATGAAAATGGAAACCGAGCCACCATTAATAGTTCTTTTAG TCTGGTGCGCAAGAACCAACCTCTTATTACTATCCAAAGAAACTCAAGAACATTCTCAAAAACAAGTCCTAAGTTGTGCAATAATAAGCCACTGTCTACCTCACCAAGAGGGGTTCCATTACACCTGCAAAATCTGCAAGTGGCTCGCCCAGGTGGTTTGCGTAGTGCTCCAGGTAGTTCAGTATCAAGTCCCAGAAATCCAATGGGAGCATTTGGTCCTGAACAAATGTTGAATTCTGAATTACAGACAACAAAACCTTATCCAGATATAGCTTCTGGTCACTCCTATAGTCTGGTTTCAGGCCGTAACTCTAATCATATTTCAGTTGGTGGGGATCTTTTGGGACAGATGATTTTGCCTCAAAACAGGTGTAGCCCTGAGTGTTCTCCAATAGTTAGTCCCAGAATGAGAAGCCCTGGTCCCAGTTCTAGGATACAGAGTGGTACTGTGACCCCTCTGCATCCTAAAGCTGGAGGAACTGCAGCAGAAGCACATACAAGACGCCTTGACGATgtgaaacaaaaaaatcatcAGTTACCACTTCCTCCAATAACAGTTACTAAGCCGTGTCCATTTTCTCCAACCTATTCTGCATCAACAACACCTTCAGCCCCTCGTAGTCCTGCCGGATCAGAAACTGCGATAAGCCCAGGTTCGCGCTGGAAAAAAGGGCAGTTGCTTGGAAGGGGAACATTTGGACATGTATATCTTGGTTTTAACAG AGAAAGTGGTGAGATGTGTGCGATGAAGGAGGTAACCCTTTTTTCAGATGATGCTAAATCAAGGGAAAGTGCACAGCAGCTTGGCCAA GAAATTGCAATGCTTAGTCGGTTGCGGCATCCAAATATTGTTCAGTATTATGGATCTGAGACG ATCGATGACAGACTTTATGTATACTTGGAGTATGTCTCCGGTGGGTCAATCTATAAGCTGGTTAAAGAATATGGCCAGTTAGGTGAAATTGCAATTCGCAATTATACTCGACAAATTTTGTTAGGACTCGCATATTTACACGCGAAGAACACTGTTCACAG GGACATTAAAGGAGCAAACATATTGGTGGACCCTAATGGGCGGATAAAATTGGCAGATTTTGGGATGGCAAAGCAT ATAAGTGGGCCATCTTGTCCATTTTCTTTCAAAGGAAGTCCTTACTGGATGGCACCTGAG gttataaaaaattcaaatggtTGTAATCTTGCGGTTGATATATGGAGTCTGGGATGCACCGTTTTGGAGATGGCGACAACAAAACCTCCTTGGAGCCAATATGAAGGG GTTGCTGCTATGTTTAAGATTGGGAACAGCAAGGAACTTCCGACAATTCCAGATCATCTTTCAGAAGATGGAAAAGATTTTGTAAGGCTTTGTTTGCAAAGGAATCCTCAAAATCGTCCCTCGGCTGCTCAACTTCTAGAGCATTCATTTGTTAAAAATGCTATGTTGGAAAGATCTATTTTATCTGCCGCTCCTTCAGAAGATCCTACTGCTATAATAAATGCAGTGAGATCTCTG GTCATTGGACCAGCAAAACGTAATTCATGCTTAGACTCAGAAGTAGCCGGGATCAATCCGCCTAGAAACTTGAAAGCTGGTTCTGGATCAAG TGATCCTCATGCACCAAGAGAGATCTCTTGTCCCATCTCTCCCTCTTTTCCTTATAAATCATTGCATACAAGTGGAAGGATGTCGCCTCCAATATCTAGCCCTCATACTGCATCAGGCTCATCTTCGCCCCTAACCAGTGGCGGCGGTGCTATTCCATATCATCAGACAAAGCAATCAATAATCTCCCATGAAGTTTCGGGTATGATACAAAAGTCCCATCAGGGTGCTATTCCAATATCTAGCCCTCGTACTGCATCTGGCTCATCTTCGCCCCTAACCAGTGGCGGCGGTGCTATTCCATATCATCAGACAAAGCAATCAATGCTCTCTCATGAAGTTTCGGGTATGATCCAAAAGTCCCATCATGGTGTTATTCCAATATCTAGCCCTCGTACTGCGTCTGGCTCATCTTCACCACTAACCAGTGGCGGTGGTGCAATTCCATTTCATCAGTCAAAGCAACAACTATTCTCACATGAAGTTGTGGGTATGATCCAAAAGTCTCAGAATGGTGCCATTCCAATGTCTAGCTCTCGTACTGCATCTGGCTCTTCTTCACCACTAACCAGCGGTGGAGGCGCTGTTCCATTTCATCAGACAAAGCAACCACTATTCTCACACGAAGTTTTGAGTAGGATCCAAAAGTCTCAGAATGGTGGTGGTGCTCCAATATCTGGCCCTCGTACTGCATCTGGCACATATTCGCCACTAACCAGCGGTGGTGGTGCTATTCCATTTCATCAGATAAAGCAGCCACTATTCTCACATGAAGTTTCCGGTATGATTCAAAGGTCTCAGAATGGGTCTATTCCAATATCTAGCCCTCCTACTCCATCTGGCTCATCTTCGCCACTAACCTGTGGGGGAGGAGCTATTCCGTTTCATCAGACAAAGCAGCCACCGTTCTCACATGAAGTTGTGGGTATGACTCAAAGGTCTCAGACTCGTACCGCGTCTGGCTCATCTTCGCCTCTGACCAGTGGCGGCGGTGCTATTCCATTTCATCAGACAAAGCCACAACTATTCTCAAATGAACTCGTGGGTATGATCCAAAGGTCTCTGGATGGTCCTATTCCCACAGCTAGCAATCGTACTGCATGTGGCTCATCTTCGCCACTGACCAGTGGTGGCAGTGCTATTCCATGTCTTCAGACAAAGCAATCACAAATATCACATGAAGTTGTTGGTATGGTACAAAATCCTCAGCATGGTTTTTATTCATTTGGAAATACCCCTCCTCATCAGGGTTCTGAGTATGCGCAGTTTGGGAGAAACTTGCAAACTACACATGCTTACCGGGATGTAGGTTCATCTGACAGTAACCGTTCTAGGAGGGTTGTCCAGGGAGACCCAATTGAATTTCGCGATGGGAAATCATATTTGGCTGATTGCGTGTCACAACAGCTGTTGAGGGATTATGTACGGCTACATGCATGCCTTGATCTTAAATCCGATGCCCCAAATCCTGATCGCACAAATGGCTTATGA
- the LOC114174871 gene encoding UDP-N-acetylmuramoyl-L-alanyl-D-glutamate--2,6-diaminopimelate ligase MurE homolog, chloroplastic, with protein sequence MALSFLRVSHLLSPTPTPATATTATTATTTTSTVVKFQHFRRPSNFALFFRSSILCPLVRAIGPDGRFYPSPGDDDPPEAAEDSSHGFSTFQQIQNQAERARQIEEEDYKNNQATYLAAIADVEDAPDNVDFDTSGDDLFGDIDKAIALKRKEFVSQGLLEPNPPKQDQLAAVDELQAEELGDLEEIERLQGLTGNGNGNGSLSESPFELDFDSYGKSKVRIVDGKFKMSLAELLDESKVVPVSVSGDLEVEITGIQHDSRIVNSGDLFVCCVGRKTDGHLFLSEADKRGAVAVVASKEVDIEDTLGCKALVIVEDTNAVLPALAASFYKHPSTKMAVIGITGTYGKTTATCLIKSLYESMGLRTGMLNSVASFVHGDNKLELGSAALDAVLVQNLMAKMIHNGTEAVVMEAGSHGLGEGKYDEVDFDIAVFTNLSQDKEGDRDAQAKLFSRMVDPERHRKVVNIDDPNAPFFVSQGSQEVPVVTFAMENKDADVHPLKFELSLFETQVLVNTPTGILEISSGLLGKHNIYNILAAVAVGIAVGAPLEDIVKGIEEVDAVPGRCELIDEEQAFGVIVDHASTPDSLSRLLDSVRELGPRRIITVIGCCGEGDRGKRPAMTKIATDKSEVTMLTSDNPKNEDPLDILDDMLSGVGWSMQDYLKYGENDYYPPLPNGHRLFLHDIRRVAVRAAVAMGEEGDVVVVTGKGHEAYQIEGDKKEFFDDREECREALQYVDELHQAGIDTSEFPWRLPESH encoded by the exons ATGGCGTTATCATTTCTTCGTGTTTCGCACTTGCTTTCTCCAACTCCTACACCTGCAACTGCAACTACTGCAACTACTGCAACTACTACAACATCCACTGTAGTGAAGTTCCAACACTTTCGGAGACCTTCTAACTTCGCGCTCTTCTTTCGCTCTTCAATTTTATGTCCCTTGGTTAGGGCCATTGGGCCTGATGGGAGGTTCTACCCAAGCCCAGGTGACGACGACCCACCGGAGGCTGCCGAGGACTCCTCCCATGGCTTCTCCACCTTCCAACAAATTCAGAACCAAGCGGAACGCGCGCGCCAGATCGAAGAGGAAGACTACAAGAACAACCAGGCCACGTACCTCGCCGCCATCGCCGACGTTGAAGATGCCCCCGATAACGTCGACTTCGACACCTCTGGCGACGACCTCTTCGGCGATATCGACAAAGCCATCGCGCTCAAGCGCAAGGAGTTCGTCTCCCAAGGCCTTCTCGAGCCGAACCCCCCCAAACAAGACCAGCTTGCCGCCGTGGATGAACTTCAGGCGGAGGAGCTCGGCGATTTGGAGGAAATTGAACGGCTCCAGGGGCTCACCGGTAATGGTAATGGTAACGGAAGCTTGAGTGAATCTCCGTTTGAATTGGATTTTGACAGTTACGGGAAAAGTAAGGTTAGGATTGTAGACGGAAAGTTTAAGATGAGTTTGGCTGAGCTTTTGGACGAGAGTAAGGTCGTGCCGGTGTCGGTTTCCGGTGATTTGGAAGTCGAAATCACCGGAATTCAGCACGATTCGCGGATTGTTAATTCTGGTGACTTGTTTGTGTGTTGCGTTGGGCGTAAAACGGACGGACATTTGTTTCTTTCTGAGGCTGATAAGAGAGGTGCGGTTGCGGTTGTCGCTAGTAAAGAGGTTGATATTGAGGATACTTTGGGGTGTAAGGCTCTGGTTATTGTGGAAGATACTAATGCTGTTCTTCCTGCTCTGGCTGCGTCGTTTTATAAACATCCTTCCACTAAAATGGCCGTGATTGGGATAACTGGGACTTATGGAAAAACGACCGCCACTTGTTTGATTAAAAGTTTGTATGAATCCATGGGACTACGTACTGGGATGTTGAACTCGGTTGCCTCTTTTGTCCACGGGGATAATAAGTTGGAGTTGGGTAGCGCGGCGTTGGATGCTGTTTTGGTTCAGAATTTGATGGCGAAGATGATTCACAACGGGACTGAGGCGGTGGTCATGGAGGCTGGTTCTCATGGGCTGGGGGAGGGGAAGTATGATGAGGTTGATTTTGATATCGCTGTTTTCACTAACTTGAGTCAGGACAAGGAGGGCGACAGAGATGCGCAGGCTAAGTTGTTCTCGAGAATGGTGGATCCTGAGAGGCATAGGAAGGTTGTTAACATTGATGATCCGAACGCGCCCTTTTTTGTGTCGCAGGGGAGCCAGGAGGTTCCTGTTGTGACGTTTGCGATGGAGAATAAGGATGCAGATGTTCATCCGTTGAAGTTTGAACTTTCTTTGTTTGAGACTCAGGTGTTGGTTAATACTCCCACAGGGATACTGGAGATTTCTTCAGGTTTGCTTGGGAAGCATAATATTTACAACATTCTTGCGGCTGTAGCGGTTGGGATTGCTGTTGGGGCGCCCTTAGAGGACATTGTTAAAGGAATTGAAGAGGTTGATGCGGTTCCTGGGAGGTGTGAATTGATTGATGAGGAACAGGCGTTTGGGGTGATAGTGGACCATGCCAGTACTCCTGATTCATTGTCTAGATTGCTTGATTCTGTAAGAGAGCTAGGACCTCGCAGGATCATAACTG TCATTGGATGCTGTGGTGAGGGTGACAGGGGTAAGAGACCTGCGATGACCAAGATAGCAACAGATAAAAGTGAAGTGACCATGCTGACATCTGACAATCCCAAAAATGAGGACCCTT TGGACATATTGGATGATATGTTATCTGGGGTAGGATGGTCAATGCAAGACTACCTCAAATATGGAGAAAATGACTATTATCCACCTCTTCCAAATGGTCATAGACTTTTTCTCCATGACATTAGGAGAGTAGCTGTGCGAGCTGCGGTTGCAATGGGAGAGGAGGGCGATGTGGTT GTGGTTACTGGCAAAGGCCATGAAGCATATCAAATAGAAGGTGATAAGAAGGAGTTTTTTGACGATCGAGAAGAGTGCCGAGAGGCATTGCAGTATGTTGATGAGCTTCACCAAGCTGGAATAGATACAAGTGAATTTCCATGGAG GTTACCAGAGAGCCATTGA